The Camelus bactrianus isolate YW-2024 breed Bactrian camel chromosome 1, ASM4877302v1, whole genome shotgun sequence genome segment CCAACCATGGATTTCAAGCGTGTGAAGGACTATTTCTCCTGGCTCTACTATCAATATCAAATCATTAGCTGCTGTGCTGTCTTGGAGCCCTGGGAACAATCCATGTTCAATACCATCTTACTAACTATTTTTGCTATGGTGGTgtatactgcctatgtttttatCCCAATCCACATTCGCCTGGCTTGggaatttttctccaaaa includes the following:
- the SPTSSB gene encoding serine palmitoyltransferase small subunit B, giving the protein MDFKRVKDYFSWLYYQYQIISCCAVLEPWEQSMFNTILLTIFAMVVYTAYVFIPIHIRLAWEFFSKICGYHSTISN